The Rhodospirillaceae bacterium genomic sequence GATGAGAAGAGATGGCGAAAGCGAGATTTGAGCGGACGAAGTTGCACTGTAACGTAGGGACGATAGGGCACGTTGATCATGGTAAGACGACGACGACTGCGGCGTTGACGAAGATCTCTGCGGAGGTATATGGGAAGACGAAGTATGTGGCGTATGATGAGGTAGCGAAGGCGTCTGAGTCGCAGGGGCGGAGGGATCCGACGAAGATATTGACGATTGCGACGTCGCATGTGGAATATGAGACGAAGGGGCGGCACTATGCGCATGTGGACTGTCCTGGGCATGCGGATTATGTGAAGAACATGATAACGGGTGCGGCGCAGATGGACGGGGCGATATTGGTGGTATCAGCGGAAGACGGGCCGATGCCGCAGACACGTGAACATATATTATTGGCGCGGCAGGTGGGTGTGCCGGCGTTGGTGGTATTTTTGAACAAAGTGGACAAGGTGGATGATCCGGAGTTATTGGACTTGGTGGAATTGGAGATTAGGGATTTATTGACGCATTATAACTACCCTGGGGACAAGATACCGATTGTGCGAGGGTCTGCGTTGAGTGCGGTGAATGGGACTAATCCGCAGCTTGGGAAGGAAGCGATACTGAAGTTGATGGAAGCGATTGACACGTATATTCCGCAGCCTGTGCGTCCGAAGGACAAGGCATTTTTGATGCCGATTGAGGATGTGTTTTCGATCTCTGGGCGAGGGACGGTGGTGACAGGGCGAATTGAGCGGGGTGTTGTGAAGGTAGGGGAGGAAGTGGAGATTATCGGGTTGAAGGATACGGTTAAGACGACAGTGACGGGAGTTGAGATGTTCCGGAAGTTGTTGGACAGTG encodes the following:
- the tuf gene encoding elongation factor Tu, whose protein sequence is MAKARFERTKLHCNVGTIGHVDHGKTTTTAALTKISAEVYGKTKYVAYDEVAKASESQGRRDPTKILTIATSHVEYETKGRHYAHVDCPGHADYVKNMITGAAQMDGAILVVSAEDGPMPQTREHILLARQVGVPALVVFLNKVDKVDDPELLDLVELEIRDLLTHYNYPGDKIPIVRGSALSAVNGTNPQLGKEAILKLMEAIDTYIPQPVRPKDKAFLMPIEDVFSISGRGTVVTGRIERGVVKVGEEVEIIGLKDTVKTTVTGVEMFRKLLDSGEAGDNVGALLRGTKREDVERGQVLAKPGSITPHTKFKAEAYILKKEEGGRHTPFFTNYRPQFYFRTTDVTGVVQLPAGTEMVMPGDNIAVDVQLIAPIAMDEGLRFAIREGGKTVGAGVVTKIVE